Within Xanthomonas oryzae pv. oryzae, the genomic segment TGCCGATGCGCGACTGCCACAGCCGTGGGCCAGTCTTGTGCACCGATTCGCCAGTGGAATCCACCGCTACGGTGACTGGCATGTCCTTGACCTCGAATTCGTAGATCGCCTCCATGCCGAGATCTTCGAACGCAAGCACGCGGGCCGCCTTGATCGCCTTGGACACCAGGTAGGCCGAACCGCCGACCGCCATCAGGTACACGGCCTTGTTGTCGCGGATCGCATCGATGGCCGCATCGCCACGCTCGGACTTACCGACCATGCCCAGCAGGCCGGTCTGCTCCAGCATCTGGCGGGTGAACTTGTCCATGCGCGTGGCGGTCGTCGGGCCCGCCGGGCCGACCACTTCATCGCGCACCGGGTCGACCGGACCGACGTAGTAGATGAAGCGATTGGTGAAATCCACCGGCAGCGTTTGGCCACGGTTGAGCATGTCGATCATGCGCTTGTGCGCGGCATCGCGGCCGGTCAGCAGCTTGCCGTTAAGCAGAATCACCTCGCCCGGCTTGAAGCTGGCCACTTCTTCCTTGCTGATGGTATCCAGATTGACCCGGCGCGCATTGGTCGGGTTGTAGGTGAGCGTGGGCCAGTCTTCCAGCGACGGCGGATCCAGCATCACCGGGCCGCTGCCGTCCAGGGTGAAGTGGGCGTGGCGAGTCGCCGCGCAGTTGGGAATCAACGCCACCGGCAGGTTCGCCGCGTGGGTCGGGTAATCCTTGACCTTGATGTCCAGCACGGTGGTCAGGCCGCCCAGGCCTTGCGCGCCGATGCCCAGTGCATTGACCTTTTCGTACAGCTCAAGCCGCAGCTCTTCGGCACGGTTGGACGCGCCGCGCGCCTGCAGGTCGACGATGTCGATCGGCTCCATCAAGGCTTCCTTGGCCAGCAGCATCGCCTTTTCGGCGGTGCCGCCGATGCCGATGCCGAGCATGCCCGGCGGGCACCAGCCGGCGCCCATGGTCGGCACGGTCTTGAGCACCCAATCGACGATGGAGTCGGAGGGATTGAGCATGGCGAACTTGCTCTTGGCCTCCGAGCCGCCGCCCTTGGCTGCGACGATCACCTCGACATGGTCGCCGGGCACGATCTTGGTGTTGACCACCGCCGGCGTGTTGTCCTTGGTGTTGGCGCGCTTTCCCGCCGGGTCGGCCAGAACGCTGGCGCGCAGCTTGTTGTCGGGGTGGTTGTAGGCGCGGCGCACGCCTTCGTTGACCATGTCTTCCACGCCCATCGTGGCGTCGTCCCAGCGCACGTTCATGCCGATTTCCAGGAACACGGTGACGATGCCGGTGTCCTGGCAGATCGGGCGGTGGCCTTCGGCGCACATGCGCGAATTGATCAGGATCTGCGCGATGGCGTCCTTGGCGGCCGGCGATTCCTCGCGCTCATACGCGGCGGACAAATTCTTGATGTAGTCGACCGGGTGGTAGTAGCTGATGTACTGCAGCGCGTCGGCGACGGACTGGATGAGGTCTTCCTGCTTGATCGAGGTCACGGCTGGCTCTGCGGCTGGCGGGGGGAAACCCGGCCATTTTAGGGCAAAGTGACCGGCGCGCCCGCTGTCACGCCGGCACCCGCTGTTCCGTCCTGGTCGCCGTGAGCCTTGATCCCACCTTCGAAACCCGGCGTCCCCGGCTGGTCGGCCGCAGCCGCGGCGGCCGGCGCGCGAATGAGCGGAGCGCTCCGGCCGCCGGCCCGCCGAACAGGGGCCTGAGCGCCGACGCCGGCCCGGTGCTCGGCGACTGGGCGAGCACGCAACTGCCCCAGCCCCTGCCTCTTACCTGTTGCCCACACCCCGCGCCCACGCCGGGCGCGGCACACTAGTGCGATGTCAGCTTCCCGTTCCGGCGCTACTGCGCCTGCCGCTCCCCGTACCGGCCCCACCCTGCGCGAGCGCCTGGATGCGCTGCGCAATCTTCCACCGTTCCTGCGCCAGATCTGGCAGACCAGCCGCTGGTTAAGTGCCAGCAGCATCGGCCTGCGCGCGCTGCGCGCGCTGATGCCGGTGGCGTCGCTGTACATCGGCAAAGTGATCATCGACGAGGTGATTCATCTGGTCGGCCAACCGCCGGCGTTCGAATCGCTTGCCCAGGCCTTGGGCAGCGGCCGCCTGAATCGTCTGCTGGAATTGCTGGCGCTGGAGCTCGCACTGGCGATTGGTTCGGACCTGCTCGGCCGGCTGATCGGCTACGCCGATGCGCTGCTGTCGGAACTGTTCAACAATGCTGCCAGCGTGCGCCTGATGGAACATGCCGCGCAGCTGGATCTGGAGGACTTCGAAGATCCCGACCGGCAGGACAAGCTGGATCGCGCGCGCCGTCAGACCATGAACCGCATGAATCTGATGAGCCAGCTGTTCGGGCAAGTGCAGGACGCCCTCACCGTGGTCAGCCTGGCGGTGGGCCTGGTGGTCTATGCGCCGTGGTTGATCGTGCTGCTGGCGGTCGCGTTGATTCCGGCCTTCATCGGCGAGGCGCATTTCAATGCCTTGGGGTATTCGCTCAATTTTCAGTGGACGCCGGAGCGGCGACAGCTGGATTACTTGCGCCAGGTCGGCGCCAGCGTGGAGACGGCGAAAGAAGTCAAGATCCTCAACCTGCACCGCTTCCTGATCGCACGCTAC encodes:
- a CDS encoding fumarate hydratase, yielding MTSIKQEDLIQSVADALQYISYYHPVDYIKNLSAAYEREESPAAKDAIAQILINSRMCAEGHRPICQDTGIVTVFLEIGMNVRWDDATMGVEDMVNEGVRRAYNHPDNKLRASVLADPAGKRANTKDNTPAVVNTKIVPGDHVEVIVAAKGGGSEAKSKFAMLNPSDSIVDWVLKTVPTMGAGWCPPGMLGIGIGGTAEKAMLLAKEALMEPIDIVDLQARGASNRAEELRLELYEKVNALGIGAQGLGGLTTVLDIKVKDYPTHAANLPVALIPNCAATRHAHFTLDGSGPVMLDPPSLEDWPTLTYNPTNARRVNLDTISKEEVASFKPGEVILLNGKLLTGRDAAHKRMIDMLNRGQTLPVDFTNRFIYYVGPVDPVRDEVVGPAGPTTATRMDKFTRQMLEQTGLLGMVGKSERGDAAIDAIRDNKAVYLMAVGGSAYLVSKAIKAARVLAFEDLGMEAIYEFEVKDMPVTVAVDSTGESVHKTGPRLWQSRIGKIPVVVE